Proteins encoded together in one Vigna angularis cultivar LongXiaoDou No.4 chromosome 5, ASM1680809v1, whole genome shotgun sequence window:
- the LOC108338953 gene encoding dynamin-related protein 5A isoform X1 produces the protein MSSLTVADSDTPPSLTLTPSKTPSSKARSRRSQAESKSRFEAYNRLQAAAVAFSETMPIPEIVAVGGQSDGKSSLLEALLGFRFNVREVEMGTRRPLILQMVHDASALEPRCRFQEEDSEEYGSPLVLSSAIADVIKSRTDALLKKTKAAVSSKPIVMRAEYAHCPNLTIIDTPGFVLKAKKGEPENTPDEILSMVKSLASPPHRILLFLQQSSVEWCSSLWLDAIREIDPTYRRTVIVVSKFDNRLKEFSDRWEVDRYLSASGYLGDSTHPFFVALPKDRGSVSNDEFRRQISQVDSEVVRHLREGVKGGFDEEKFKSYIGFGRLRDFLESELQKKYKEAAPATLALLEQRCSEVTSELARMDSKIQATSDVSHLRKFAMMHVASISNHVGALIDGAADPSPEQWGKTTVEERSQSGIGVWPGVIASVNPPNATLRLYGGAAFERVMHEFRCAAYSIECPSVSREKVANILLAHAGRGGGRARTEAAAEIARAAAKSWLAPLLDTACDRLAFVLGSLFDLALERNRIQDLECEIKGGNMDGYVGFHAALRCAYNRFIGNLAKHCKQLVRHHLDSATSPYSQVCYFNDYAPSYNKFSQASASSFFLELSDTGSASHDTRRDQENIPPENNAQETPPGKTAETRDAFRESHITIPETPSPDQPGDAACGVVKKELGICNDVGPRKRASRMGGNYKNSDYVALQNGGVLFGNGERSSSAYSDICISAAQHFARIREVLVERGVTSTLNSGFLTPCRDRIFVALGLDLFAVNDEKFMDMFVAPGAIDVLQSERESLMKRQKMLQSCLNEFKSVAQAL, from the exons ATGTCGTCGTTAACCGTCGCCGATTCTGACACTCCCCCCTCACTCACCTTGACACCATCGAAGACCCCGTCGTCGAAGGCGAGGAGCCGGCGGAGCCAGGCGGAGTCGAAGTCTCGGTTCGAGGCGTACAACCGGCTACAGGCCGCGGCTGTGGCATTCAGCGAGACGATGCCGATCCCGGAGATCGTGGCGGTCGGGGGCCAGTCAGACGGGAAGAGCTCGCTCTTGGAGGCGCTCCTCGGGTTCCGATTCAACGTGCGCGAGGTCGAGATGGGCACTCGCAGACCCCTCATACTCCAGATGGTTCACGACGCCTCCGCCCTCGAACCCCGATGCCGCTTTCAG GAGGAGGATTCAGAAGAGTATGGAAGTCCCTTAGTTTTGTCATCTGCGATTGCTGACGTTATAAAGTCCAGAACTGACGCACTTTTGAAGAAAACCAAGGCAGCAGTTTCTTCTAAGCCAATTGTAATGAGAGCCGAGTATGCACATTGTCCTAACCTTACTATTATTGACACACCTGGGTTTGTTCTTAAG GCAAAGAAGGGTGAGCCAGAGAACACACCCGATGAAATCCTTTCCATGGTGAAGTCCTTGGCTAGTCCTCCTCATCGCATTCTCTTGTTCCTTCAGCAAAGTAGCGTTGAATGGTGCTCCTCATTGTGGTTGGATGCCATTCGCGAAATTGACCCAACATATAGACGGACAGTGATTGTTGTCTCCAAATTTGATAATCGTCTAAAG GAATTTAGTGACCGGTGGGAAGTGGATCGCTATTTGAGTGCGAGTGGTTACCTTGGAGATAGCACTCACCCCTTTTTTGTGGCACTTCCAAAGGATAGGGGTAGTGTTTCAAATGATGAGTTCCGGAGGCAGATTTCTCAGGTGGACTCAGAGGTTGTTCGTCATCTGCGTGAGGGTGTAAAGGGAGGTTTCGATGAAGAAAAATTCAAATCCTATATTGGCTTTGGCCGTTTGAGAGATTTTTTGGAGTCGGAGCTTCAGAAGAAATACAAAGAAGCCGCCCCAGCAACGCTTGCTTTGCTAGAACAACGCTGCAGTGAAGTGACTTCTGAACTTGCTAGAATGGATTCGAAAATACAGGCCACCTCAGATGTTTCCCATCTCAGGAAATTTGCAATGATGCATGTGGCTTCTATCAGCAACCATGTG GGTGCATTGATTGATGGTGCTGCAGATCCTTCCCCTGAGCAGTGGGGGAAAACAACAGTAGAAGAGAGGTCACAAAGTGGTATTGGGGTTTGGCCTGGTGTCATTGCCTCTGTAAATCCTCCCAATGCTACTCTTCGTCTTTATGGAGGAGCTGCATTTGAGAGGGTGATGCATGAATTTCGCTGTGCAGCTTATTCCATAGAATGCCCCTCAGTGTCAAGGGAGAAG GTTGCAAATATATTACTCGCCCACGCTGGTCGAGGTGGGGGAAGAGCAAGAACAGAGGCTGCCGCAGAGATTGCTCGAGCGGCTGCTAAATCATGGCTTGCTCCTCTTCTTGACACTGCTTGTGACCGACTTGCTTTTGTCTTgggaagtttatttgatttggcTTTAGAAAGAAACCGTATTCAAGATTTAGAAT GTGAGATTAAAGGGGGAAACATGGATGGCTATGTAGGTTTCCATGCTGCTTTAAGATGTGCTTACAATCGCTTCATAGGGAATCTTGCCAAGCATTGCAAGCAGCTTGTAAGGCACCACCTTGATTCAGCTACTAGTCCATACTCACAGGTCTGCTACTTCAATGACTATGCACCCTCTTATAACAAATTCAGCCAGGCTTCAGCCTCTTCGTTTTTCCTTGAGCTAAGTGATACTGGTTCAGCTTCTCACGATACAAGGAGGGATCAGGAAAATATACCTCCAGAAAACAATGCACAAGAAACCCCACCAGGTAAAACAGCAGAAACTAGAGATGCGTTCAGAGAAAGTCACATAACTATTCCTGAGACCCCATCTCCTGATCAACCAGGTGATGCAGCATGTGGGGTGGTTAAAAAGGAGCTTGGAATTTGCAATGACGTGGGACCAAGAAAGAGAGCGTCCAGAATGGGAGGGAATTACAAAAATTCTGACTACGTTGCGCTGCAAAATGGTGGCGTTTTATTTGGAAATGGAGAGAGATCAAGTTCAGCTTACTCGGATATCTGTATATCAGCTGCTCAGCATTTTGCTCGTATTCGTGAAGTTCTTGTCGAGAGAGGCGTGACATCAACATTAAATTCTGGATTTCTAACCCCTTG CCGAGATCGGATATTCGTGGCTCTTGGGTTGGATTTATTTGCTGTAAACGATGAGAAATTCATGGACATGTTTGTAGCCCCTGGGGCCATAGATGTGCTACAAAGTGAACGAGAGTCTCTCATGAAGCGTCAGAAGATGCTCCAATCTTGCttgaatgaatttaaaagtGTTGCTCAGGCACTATGA
- the LOC108339108 gene encoding uncharacterized protein LOC108339108, producing MKLILEGSHIPISWEVFKNKFYEEYFPDSVWFAKEVEFLQLVQRGMSVSEYTDKFKHLVRFNTMATNEESQCRKFENVLRSDLKLLISSLCIKSFPAMVERAKVLEKNTLEVEQQRKLQQQNVRGPISSKNSSGLRKTPYTRPLPSTNVGSSSQSSGSVGQFGQQGSVACFHCGGPHYKSACPQLVGGKFCIRCRRNDHVESECNMGRRGVLRPSNAGRSQPRCGG from the coding sequence ATGAAGTTGATATTAGAAGGAAGCCATATTCCCATCTCTTGGGAAGTTTTCAAGAACAAGTTTTATGAAGAGTACTTCCCAGATAGCGTCTGGTTCGCTAAAGAGGTTGAATTTCTTCAGTTGGTGCAAAGAGGAATGTCAGTATCAGAGTATACCGATAAGTTTAAGCATCTGGTGAGATTTAATACGATGGCCACAAATGAAGAGTCGCAGTGTCGGAAGTTTGAGAATGTGTTGAGGAGTGATCTGAAATTGTTGATCTCCAGTTTGTGTATTAAGTCGTTTCCTGCAATGGTGGAACGAGCCAAGGTGTTGGAGAAAAACACGTTGGAGGTGGAACAACAAAGGAAGCTGCAGCAGCAGAACGTTCGGGGTCCAATTTCTTCCAAGAACAGTTCGGGTCTGAGGAAAACCCCTTATACTCGGCCTTTGCCTTCTACAAATGTTGGTTCTTCTTCTCAGTCCTCGGGTTCGGTTGGTCAGTTTGGACAACAAGGATCAGTAGCTTGTTTTCATTGTGGAGGACCCCATTACAAGTCTGCGTGTCCTCAGTTGGTGGGAGGAAAGTTTTGCATTCGGTGTAGAAGGAATGATCATGTGGAGAGTGAGTGTAATATGGGAAGGAGAGGAGTTTTAAGGCCTTCAAATGCTGGAAGAAGTCAACCAAGATGTGGTGGCTGA
- the LOC108338953 gene encoding dynamin-related protein 5A isoform X2 produces MSSLTVADSDTPPSLTLTPSKTPSSKARSRRSQAESKSRFEAYNRLQAAAVAFSETMPIPEIVAVGGQSDGKSSLLEALLGFRFNVREVEMGTRRPLILQMVHDASALEPRCRFQEEDSEEYGSPLVLSSAIADVIKSRTDALLKKTKAAVSSKPIVMRAEYAHCPNLTIIDTPGFVLKAKKGEPENTPDEILSMVKSLASPPHRILLFLQQSSVEWCSSLWLDAIREIDPTYRRTVIVVSKFDNRLKEFSDRWEVDRYLSASGYLGDSTHPFFVALPKDRGSVSNDEFRRQISQVDSEVVRHLREGVKGGFDEEKFKSYIGFGRLRDFLESELQKKYKEAAPATLALLEQRCSEVTSELARMDSKIQATSDVSHLRKFAMMHVASISNHVGALIDGAADPSPEQWGKTTVEERSQSGIGVWPGVIASVNPPNATLRLYGGAAFERVMHEFRCAAYSIECPSVSREKVANILLAHAGRGGGRARTEAAAEIARAAAKSWLAPLLDTACDRLAFVLGSLFDLALERNRIQDLEWGNMDGYVGFHAALRCAYNRFIGNLAKHCKQLVRHHLDSATSPYSQVCYFNDYAPSYNKFSQASASSFFLELSDTGSASHDTRRDQENIPPENNAQETPPGKTAETRDAFRESHITIPETPSPDQPGDAACGVVKKELGICNDVGPRKRASRMGGNYKNSDYVALQNGGVLFGNGERSSSAYSDICISAAQHFARIREVLVERGVTSTLNSGFLTPCRDRIFVALGLDLFAVNDEKFMDMFVAPGAIDVLQSERESLMKRQKMLQSCLNEFKSVAQAL; encoded by the exons ATGTCGTCGTTAACCGTCGCCGATTCTGACACTCCCCCCTCACTCACCTTGACACCATCGAAGACCCCGTCGTCGAAGGCGAGGAGCCGGCGGAGCCAGGCGGAGTCGAAGTCTCGGTTCGAGGCGTACAACCGGCTACAGGCCGCGGCTGTGGCATTCAGCGAGACGATGCCGATCCCGGAGATCGTGGCGGTCGGGGGCCAGTCAGACGGGAAGAGCTCGCTCTTGGAGGCGCTCCTCGGGTTCCGATTCAACGTGCGCGAGGTCGAGATGGGCACTCGCAGACCCCTCATACTCCAGATGGTTCACGACGCCTCCGCCCTCGAACCCCGATGCCGCTTTCAG GAGGAGGATTCAGAAGAGTATGGAAGTCCCTTAGTTTTGTCATCTGCGATTGCTGACGTTATAAAGTCCAGAACTGACGCACTTTTGAAGAAAACCAAGGCAGCAGTTTCTTCTAAGCCAATTGTAATGAGAGCCGAGTATGCACATTGTCCTAACCTTACTATTATTGACACACCTGGGTTTGTTCTTAAG GCAAAGAAGGGTGAGCCAGAGAACACACCCGATGAAATCCTTTCCATGGTGAAGTCCTTGGCTAGTCCTCCTCATCGCATTCTCTTGTTCCTTCAGCAAAGTAGCGTTGAATGGTGCTCCTCATTGTGGTTGGATGCCATTCGCGAAATTGACCCAACATATAGACGGACAGTGATTGTTGTCTCCAAATTTGATAATCGTCTAAAG GAATTTAGTGACCGGTGGGAAGTGGATCGCTATTTGAGTGCGAGTGGTTACCTTGGAGATAGCACTCACCCCTTTTTTGTGGCACTTCCAAAGGATAGGGGTAGTGTTTCAAATGATGAGTTCCGGAGGCAGATTTCTCAGGTGGACTCAGAGGTTGTTCGTCATCTGCGTGAGGGTGTAAAGGGAGGTTTCGATGAAGAAAAATTCAAATCCTATATTGGCTTTGGCCGTTTGAGAGATTTTTTGGAGTCGGAGCTTCAGAAGAAATACAAAGAAGCCGCCCCAGCAACGCTTGCTTTGCTAGAACAACGCTGCAGTGAAGTGACTTCTGAACTTGCTAGAATGGATTCGAAAATACAGGCCACCTCAGATGTTTCCCATCTCAGGAAATTTGCAATGATGCATGTGGCTTCTATCAGCAACCATGTG GGTGCATTGATTGATGGTGCTGCAGATCCTTCCCCTGAGCAGTGGGGGAAAACAACAGTAGAAGAGAGGTCACAAAGTGGTATTGGGGTTTGGCCTGGTGTCATTGCCTCTGTAAATCCTCCCAATGCTACTCTTCGTCTTTATGGAGGAGCTGCATTTGAGAGGGTGATGCATGAATTTCGCTGTGCAGCTTATTCCATAGAATGCCCCTCAGTGTCAAGGGAGAAG GTTGCAAATATATTACTCGCCCACGCTGGTCGAGGTGGGGGAAGAGCAAGAACAGAGGCTGCCGCAGAGATTGCTCGAGCGGCTGCTAAATCATGGCTTGCTCCTCTTCTTGACACTGCTTGTGACCGACTTGCTTTTGTCTTgggaagtttatttgatttggcTTTAGAAAGAAACCGTATTCAAGATTTAGAAT GGGGAAACATGGATGGCTATGTAGGTTTCCATGCTGCTTTAAGATGTGCTTACAATCGCTTCATAGGGAATCTTGCCAAGCATTGCAAGCAGCTTGTAAGGCACCACCTTGATTCAGCTACTAGTCCATACTCACAGGTCTGCTACTTCAATGACTATGCACCCTCTTATAACAAATTCAGCCAGGCTTCAGCCTCTTCGTTTTTCCTTGAGCTAAGTGATACTGGTTCAGCTTCTCACGATACAAGGAGGGATCAGGAAAATATACCTCCAGAAAACAATGCACAAGAAACCCCACCAGGTAAAACAGCAGAAACTAGAGATGCGTTCAGAGAAAGTCACATAACTATTCCTGAGACCCCATCTCCTGATCAACCAGGTGATGCAGCATGTGGGGTGGTTAAAAAGGAGCTTGGAATTTGCAATGACGTGGGACCAAGAAAGAGAGCGTCCAGAATGGGAGGGAATTACAAAAATTCTGACTACGTTGCGCTGCAAAATGGTGGCGTTTTATTTGGAAATGGAGAGAGATCAAGTTCAGCTTACTCGGATATCTGTATATCAGCTGCTCAGCATTTTGCTCGTATTCGTGAAGTTCTTGTCGAGAGAGGCGTGACATCAACATTAAATTCTGGATTTCTAACCCCTTG CCGAGATCGGATATTCGTGGCTCTTGGGTTGGATTTATTTGCTGTAAACGATGAGAAATTCATGGACATGTTTGTAGCCCCTGGGGCCATAGATGTGCTACAAAGTGAACGAGAGTCTCTCATGAAGCGTCAGAAGATGCTCCAATCTTGCttgaatgaatttaaaagtGTTGCTCAGGCACTATGA
- the LOC108338953 gene encoding dynamin-related protein 5A isoform X3: MSSLTVADSDTPPSLTLTPSKTPSSKARSRRSQAESKSRFEAYNRLQAAAVAFSETMPIPEIVAVGGQSDGKSSLLEALLGFRFNVREVEMGTRRPLILQMVHDASALEPRCRFQEEDSEEYGSPLVLSSAIADVIKSRTDALLKKTKAAVSSKPIVMRAEYAHCPNLTIIDTPGFVLKAKKGEPENTPDEILSMVKSLASPPHRILLFLQQSSVEWCSSLWLDAIREIDPTYRRTVIVVSKFDNRLKEFSDRWEVDRYLSASGYLGDSTHPFFVALPKDRGSVSNDEFRRQISQVDSEVVRHLREGVKGGFDEEKFKSYIGFGRLRDFLESELQKKYKEAAPATLALLEQRCSEVTSELARMDSKIQATSDVSHLRKFAMMHVASISNHVGALIDGAADPSPEQWGKTTVEERSQSGIGVWPGVIASVNPPNATLRLYGGAAFERVMHEFRCAAYSIECPSVSREKVANILLAHAGRGGGRARTEAAAEIARAAAKSWLAPLLDTACDRLAFVLGSLFDLALERNRIQDLECEIKGGNMDGYVGFHAALRCAYNRFIGNLAKHCKQLVRHHLDSATSPYSQVCYFNDYAPSYNKFSQASASSFFLELSDTGSASHDTRRDQENIPPENNAQETPPGDAACGVVKKELGICNDVGPRKRASRMGGNYKNSDYVALQNGGVLFGNGERSSSAYSDICISAAQHFARIREVLVERGVTSTLNSGFLTPCRDRIFVALGLDLFAVNDEKFMDMFVAPGAIDVLQSERESLMKRQKMLQSCLNEFKSVAQAL, encoded by the exons ATGTCGTCGTTAACCGTCGCCGATTCTGACACTCCCCCCTCACTCACCTTGACACCATCGAAGACCCCGTCGTCGAAGGCGAGGAGCCGGCGGAGCCAGGCGGAGTCGAAGTCTCGGTTCGAGGCGTACAACCGGCTACAGGCCGCGGCTGTGGCATTCAGCGAGACGATGCCGATCCCGGAGATCGTGGCGGTCGGGGGCCAGTCAGACGGGAAGAGCTCGCTCTTGGAGGCGCTCCTCGGGTTCCGATTCAACGTGCGCGAGGTCGAGATGGGCACTCGCAGACCCCTCATACTCCAGATGGTTCACGACGCCTCCGCCCTCGAACCCCGATGCCGCTTTCAG GAGGAGGATTCAGAAGAGTATGGAAGTCCCTTAGTTTTGTCATCTGCGATTGCTGACGTTATAAAGTCCAGAACTGACGCACTTTTGAAGAAAACCAAGGCAGCAGTTTCTTCTAAGCCAATTGTAATGAGAGCCGAGTATGCACATTGTCCTAACCTTACTATTATTGACACACCTGGGTTTGTTCTTAAG GCAAAGAAGGGTGAGCCAGAGAACACACCCGATGAAATCCTTTCCATGGTGAAGTCCTTGGCTAGTCCTCCTCATCGCATTCTCTTGTTCCTTCAGCAAAGTAGCGTTGAATGGTGCTCCTCATTGTGGTTGGATGCCATTCGCGAAATTGACCCAACATATAGACGGACAGTGATTGTTGTCTCCAAATTTGATAATCGTCTAAAG GAATTTAGTGACCGGTGGGAAGTGGATCGCTATTTGAGTGCGAGTGGTTACCTTGGAGATAGCACTCACCCCTTTTTTGTGGCACTTCCAAAGGATAGGGGTAGTGTTTCAAATGATGAGTTCCGGAGGCAGATTTCTCAGGTGGACTCAGAGGTTGTTCGTCATCTGCGTGAGGGTGTAAAGGGAGGTTTCGATGAAGAAAAATTCAAATCCTATATTGGCTTTGGCCGTTTGAGAGATTTTTTGGAGTCGGAGCTTCAGAAGAAATACAAAGAAGCCGCCCCAGCAACGCTTGCTTTGCTAGAACAACGCTGCAGTGAAGTGACTTCTGAACTTGCTAGAATGGATTCGAAAATACAGGCCACCTCAGATGTTTCCCATCTCAGGAAATTTGCAATGATGCATGTGGCTTCTATCAGCAACCATGTG GGTGCATTGATTGATGGTGCTGCAGATCCTTCCCCTGAGCAGTGGGGGAAAACAACAGTAGAAGAGAGGTCACAAAGTGGTATTGGGGTTTGGCCTGGTGTCATTGCCTCTGTAAATCCTCCCAATGCTACTCTTCGTCTTTATGGAGGAGCTGCATTTGAGAGGGTGATGCATGAATTTCGCTGTGCAGCTTATTCCATAGAATGCCCCTCAGTGTCAAGGGAGAAG GTTGCAAATATATTACTCGCCCACGCTGGTCGAGGTGGGGGAAGAGCAAGAACAGAGGCTGCCGCAGAGATTGCTCGAGCGGCTGCTAAATCATGGCTTGCTCCTCTTCTTGACACTGCTTGTGACCGACTTGCTTTTGTCTTgggaagtttatttgatttggcTTTAGAAAGAAACCGTATTCAAGATTTAGAAT GTGAGATTAAAGGGGGAAACATGGATGGCTATGTAGGTTTCCATGCTGCTTTAAGATGTGCTTACAATCGCTTCATAGGGAATCTTGCCAAGCATTGCAAGCAGCTTGTAAGGCACCACCTTGATTCAGCTACTAGTCCATACTCACAGGTCTGCTACTTCAATGACTATGCACCCTCTTATAACAAATTCAGCCAGGCTTCAGCCTCTTCGTTTTTCCTTGAGCTAAGTGATACTGGTTCAGCTTCTCACGATACAAGGAGGGATCAGGAAAATATACCTCCAGAAAACAATGCACAAGAAACCCCACCAG GTGATGCAGCATGTGGGGTGGTTAAAAAGGAGCTTGGAATTTGCAATGACGTGGGACCAAGAAAGAGAGCGTCCAGAATGGGAGGGAATTACAAAAATTCTGACTACGTTGCGCTGCAAAATGGTGGCGTTTTATTTGGAAATGGAGAGAGATCAAGTTCAGCTTACTCGGATATCTGTATATCAGCTGCTCAGCATTTTGCTCGTATTCGTGAAGTTCTTGTCGAGAGAGGCGTGACATCAACATTAAATTCTGGATTTCTAACCCCTTG CCGAGATCGGATATTCGTGGCTCTTGGGTTGGATTTATTTGCTGTAAACGATGAGAAATTCATGGACATGTTTGTAGCCCCTGGGGCCATAGATGTGCTACAAAGTGAACGAGAGTCTCTCATGAAGCGTCAGAAGATGCTCCAATCTTGCttgaatgaatttaaaagtGTTGCTCAGGCACTATGA